The Culex quinquefasciatus strain JHB chromosome 2, VPISU_Cqui_1.0_pri_paternal, whole genome shotgun sequence genome contains the following window.
cgcaaacaacttttttcagtgTGTGCGCTCTTGAGAGCGGTGGAAAGCTATCGCAGCAGGCGCTGCGCGCGCTTCACGTGGTGGTGAAGCGTTTTCGTGAATGAATGGTTCGCGCCCGTGCTAAGCAGGCGTTGCGAACGCAAACGCGCGCTCTCGCGCTTTCCGCTAGAATTCAAATCGCTCGTTCAAGGCACACTTGATCGCGTTGGTTGGCGGAATCTTCGGTCGAGTTTTGTAACTTTGCGTTGCGggtttaaactttttgtttgtttggaatatttacaaaatataaggtaattttttttcttgtgaaaCAAATTCGCTTACAACCTAGAACTTAGCTTGCATATCTTTGAAAAGGACGCAACAAACGTAACCTTTCATCGGCTAACTAACGGGCTAATGGAATGCACTTTTTGCTTTATCgttataacatttttatttaatatcttttgtcgtttttgttgcAATGCTGCGTCACCTGCAGTAGAACGGGGAACTCGGCCGAGCGATTTGCGCAAAGTTTGcaataaatatcattttttcaatACGCTTGGGGAAAACACATTCAAACAAAACAGAAAGAACAAATATTGCACGaaaatttcaactaaaaatcAACAAGTTTAGCGGGGAAATTTGCTGCGCAAATCAACTCGACTTCGTCGTGGAACAAAATTCAACACCTTTCAGCGTGTGCTTTGATTGTATCTTTGTTAAAATTATCTACTTTGTACATTGTTGTTTCAGTTTAGGAAATCCAGAGATGCGTTTTCGTCACAAATTGTCAAACACTATTAGGGCAAACACAGTTTTAAAAGGTAAAACTAAACAACGTTAAGCTCTTTAGGAgacgaaaaatataaataaataaaattaaccaCCCTAACGGCGTGGCGAAAGTACGAAACGACTTtgtaagaaattataaaaaaaagcgaGGAGAAAAAAAGATCCCTTACATCTTCCGGGCGGCCTGCTGCCGGCTGATGAGCGCCCGCAGCTTGGCCAGCTCGCTCGTGAGACTCGCGTTGGCGTCCTCGAGCGACTCGACGCGCTTCCGGTAGTCGAGGTTCTCCGACACCAGGATCTCGACCCGGCGCTCCAGCTGGTCCATGTATTCCTTCTTCTTGCGGCGGCTTTCCTGGGCGgagatctgcaaaaaaaaacgataagtGTCAGTAAGAAGCTTTAAAGTGAGGTTAGGTTAAAAAACCTACCTTGTTTTTGATCTTCCTCCGGATCTTCTTGAGGGATTTTTCCTCGGCTTTGGTCAGCGGAAGCCGCGTCGGGATGGGGTAACCTTCCGCTAGCAGGGTGCGTTTTTCCTCCTCCGTCAGGATCAGGTTGCCCGTGGATCCCTTCTGTAATGTTGGAATTTCAAGTTAACattagtttctttttttaaatttaggcgTTTACATTGTAATTGAATTGTAGTCAAACAtttagtcatttttgtaattttggtcattttggtcattttggtcattttagtcattttggtcattttggtaattttgatcattttggtcattttggtcattttggtcatattgatcattttggccattttggtcattttggtaattttggtcgttttgatcattttggtcattttggtcattttggtcatttttgttatttttgtaattttggtcattttggtcattttggtcgttttggtcattttggtcattttggtcattttggtcattttggtcatttcggtcattttggtcattttggtcattctggtcattttggtcattttggtcatttttgtcatttcggtcattttggtcattttggtcattttggtcattttggtcatttttgtcattttggtcattttagtcattctggtcattttggtcattttggtcactttgataattttggtcactttgataattttgatcattttcgtcattttggtcgttttggccattttcgtcattttggtcattttggtcattttggtcgttttggtcattttggtcattttggtcattttggtcattttggtcattttggtcattttggtcatttcggtcattttggtcattctggtcattttggtcattttggttattttggtaattttggtaattttggtaattttggtcattttcgtcattttggtcgttttggccattttcgtcattttggtcatttttgttatttttgtaattttggtcattttggtcgttttggtcattttggtcattttggtcattttggtcattttggtcatttcggtcattttggtcattttggtcattctggtcattttgatcattttggtcatttttgtcattttggtcattttagtcattctggtcattttggtcattttggtcattttggtcactttgataattttggtcattttcgtcattttggtcgttttggccattttcgtcattttggtcattttggtcattttggtcgttttggtcattttgatcattttggtcattttggtcatttcggtcattttggtcattctggtcattttggtcattttggtaattttggtaattttggtaattttggtaattttggtaattttggtaattttggtaattttggtaattttggtaattttggtaattttggttattttggtaatattggttattttggtaattttggtaatttggtaattttggtaattttggtaattttggaaattttggtcattttggtaattttggtaattttggtaattttagtaattttggtaattttggtaattttggtagtttaagtcattttggtcattttagtcatgttagtcattttggtcattttggtaattttggtcattttgatcattttggtaatttttgtaatttttttttcatttttgaattttttgtaatttttgtaaatttagttttttaaaattatgtcgattttgtttttttttttgtttccggcAAATGTATCTTTAGGTGGAGAAGAATGCACCTTTAGTGTATCATCTTGGAGAAGATTGACAGATCCAACGATGACAGTTGTAAAAGACGAAATATAAATCAGTCATTTGTTTAGATTTGGCCTAAAAGCGAGTTTCTAAATCATATCCGAAATTTTGGAGAATTCTTAGAAAACTTGCCACGACAATGGGCAGGgtgcactgtttgtttacaatttGTTTTACAATGCTTACACCAGCTTTCAAACAACTTACCGGTTGACTACTGATGAGCGGGGTGTGAATCGGTTGCCTCGTGGTTGCATTTTGTGCAGCCACGACCGCGTTCCTCGCGGCAGCATTCGGCGACGAAGTCAACGATCCGGAAGTCgtcaccgacgacgacgacgccccaTGAACCGATGTCCTCCTGCTCGAAGGTGTACTTCCACCACAACTACtaccgctgctgctgctactgctactGCTGGAACAACCCGGCGAGACGGCCGAAATGACGGCGGGCGGGGACATCGGGGACGCGTGGTGTTCCGGACTCTGGTTGCCCTCGGATTCGTCGCTCGGCAGCGACGACGGAGGCGTCGGCGGGAgtccgaaggaggaggaggacgtcGACTGCGGTTCCATCTTAATGTTCAGCTTGGACATGACGATCTTGGCGGGTTGCTGCTGGGAGGCGATGGTGGTGCCGCCGGAGGTTGTGCAGATCGTGTTGCCGTTCGTGAGGACCAGCTGCTGGCTCTTGAGCAGACTCTGCGAAGCGGGTGTGAGCTGGAGGGTGCCGTTCTGGAATGTTGAGGATCGGATCGTTAGAAACTGAGCTCGTTGAGGTTGGAGCTGGGATCTTACCTTGTGTTCCAACACAAGGTCGGACTGCGTGTAGGCGGCCATGTTGGCCAGGTTCACCGTTGAGATGGAGTATCCGCCGAGGACAGTTCCGCTCGCGCCGGCTCCGGTTGGCGAGGGAGGACAGCTCGAGCTAGGCGACATGGGTTCCTCCTTGACGGTCATTTCGTCGATTTCGATGTCGGACGCTACGCTGCCCGAGCTGGACGAGGAGGAATCGCTGCGTTTACTGCTGTAGCCGGAGCTGAGCAGAAGACTGCTGCCGGAGTTGCTCTCCTTGAGGTGGTTATTGTTGATGGTGAGGTGGTTGTTGTTTAAGCTGATGGGATGCCCGAGCACCAGTTGGTGGGACTGCTGGGCTTGCTGTTGTtgcagttgctgctgctgctggagtgTGCTGAGCAGGTTGAAGCCTCCGGCAACGCCGACAGAGTTCTTGAGGGCATTCGGACCGTTCAGTGCGGAGAGTACTGTGCCGCTAGCCGCGGACAGGATGGCCGGGATGTGGGCAACCCCGCCACCTCCTCCCGAGTGCCTGTGAATGATGTGCTGCTTGTTCTGGCCGTTCATGCTGATGGCGGGATAGCACTCTTCCTCCATATCTGTAAGGAGAGAGAACAATAGTAACGCTCAGTCAACGTAGTAAGCCATGGCAGCACTTTCCTAAGCAAATATTGTCTCAACCATAAATCTCGAGCCTACCGCATGCAAAACCACTTAACCATTACATAACGAATCATAAATtctgtccccccatcggaaccgATTAATCATGCCTAGTCGGATCAACTCCGATCATCGCACACGCCGCTGCGCGGCCAATAATTACCAATTGACGACGACGCGATTGATTTATTGACTTCCCTCACCCTCGTGTCCCCCCGTCCCAATCATTCTTACGATTCTTGATCGCAGTCGCTCGACCGCTCCGATATCGATTCTGGTTGCAATAACTTTCGCTTTCAGCGTAAGATTTAATCGCCATCAAAGGCGGCGGCGAAATCAGATCGAGTACGCGCGCGCGAAACTTTCCAACCAGAGGGACAATAAATCTTGCAACGCCGCTTCAATCAAAGTCGGCTGGTAAAGTTCGCCACCACCATAACCGCCGCCATGGCAGCTTCCTCTTACGCTCGGTGACCAGTGAAGTTTGCACGTATCGCACGAGGCGACACTTTGTGACAAATTTATGTGGAATATTTATTGGTGACACGGTTGAGTTATTGAGAGTGTTATTatggtttttttcaatattacagTTTCAACACTCAAAAAAGAAATTATGGTAAATTATAGTTATTTATGCACGGTTTGAAACATTGTTGCAACAACTGAATCAAAATCACCGTGACCATGGTCCAACAATCGCTCGTGACCCAAAAAATAATCCTCACTCGAAGGTGACTCATGCGGATCTCACCAACAGCTGGACTCCTAACGAACTCAATCACCGCGCTGTGGTCGCAAATCTTGATTGCATAATCACGGTCTCCCTTTTATTGACCGGCTCTCCATTTGTCGTCAGGCGCAACGAATCCACACACGTGTGTGCAAATCAGGCCACCCCAGCTTTGACAGCTGGCCTCTCCGCACGGTTACGACCTGCGCCGGGACCCAGTTACGACCATCAGCAACAACAACCCTTCCAGTAATGACC
Protein-coding sequences here:
- the LOC6034509 gene encoding cyclic AMP response element-binding protein A, with amino-acid sequence MDFDDGDLKELWDTDLDATMQDTLKMSSYADMQDWMDRDSKLPPVILNDKLMTDAIIGGTGMPIKTEHSYSLNSDGDSISDTLPDSPHSLQNKMDDMEEECYPAISMNGQNKQHIIHRHSGGGGGVAHIPAILSAASGTVLSALNGPNALKNSVGVAGGFNLLSTLQQQQQLQQQQAQQSHQLVLGHPISLNNNHLTINNNHLKESNSGSSLLLSSGYSSKRSDSSSSSSGSVASDIEIDEMTVKEEPMSPSSSCPPSPTGAGASGTVLGGYSISTVNLANMAAYTQSDLVLEHKNGTLQLTPASQSLLKSQQLVLTNGNTICTTSGGTTIASQQQPAKIVMSKLNIKMEPQSTSSSSFGLPPTPPSSLPSDESEGNQSPEHHASPMSPPAVISAVSPGCSSSSSSSSSGSSCGGSTPSSRRTSVHGASSSSVTTSGSLTSSPNAAARNAVVAAQNATTRQPIHTPLISSQPKGSTGNLILTEEEKRTLLAEGYPIPTRLPLTKAEEKSLKKIRRKIKNKISAQESRRKKKEYMDQLERRVEILVSENLDYRKRVESLEDANASLTSELAKLRALISRQQAARKM